Proteins co-encoded in one Pseudomonas fluorescens genomic window:
- a CDS encoding polysaccharide deacetylase family protein has protein sequence MMSSLQPTWPDQHKACLALAFDLDGPTGDAMLNGSIWHKPEYFGFGGYGPYRALPRLLDLLDTFKIPTTFFVPAWVVENWPKQCQAIVERGHEVAYHGYKHESFYALTLDQQQAVMNKSRDVFWQYLHIRAEGFRTPSGDWRARTPAMLADNGVIYSSSMRGDDRPYLVNVPGHDTPLVEIPGRWEMDDYASLAYTRAPNFPSGLDRTASYELTLDNWQREYDGAMDEGLCLTTLFHPKITGKPGRILLLEKLFEHMRQRDDVWFATCRDVARWWLKEHHHG, from the coding sequence TTGATGTCCTCCTTGCAACCCACCTGGCCCGACCAGCACAAAGCCTGCCTCGCCCTGGCCTTCGACCTCGACGGCCCGACTGGCGACGCCATGCTCAACGGCTCGATCTGGCACAAACCCGAGTACTTCGGCTTCGGCGGCTACGGCCCCTACCGCGCCCTGCCACGCCTGCTGGATCTGCTCGACACCTTCAAGATCCCGACCACCTTCTTCGTCCCCGCCTGGGTCGTGGAAAACTGGCCGAAACAGTGCCAGGCCATCGTCGAACGCGGCCATGAAGTCGCCTACCACGGCTACAAACACGAATCCTTCTACGCCCTGACGCTGGACCAGCAGCAGGCCGTGATGAACAAGTCACGCGACGTTTTCTGGCAATACCTGCACATCCGCGCCGAGGGTTTTCGCACCCCGTCCGGTGACTGGCGCGCCCGGACGCCGGCGATGCTGGCCGACAACGGCGTCATCTATTCCAGCAGCATGCGTGGCGACGACCGCCCGTATCTGGTCAACGTCCCCGGCCACGACACGCCGCTGGTGGAGATCCCGGGGCGCTGGGAAATGGACGACTACGCGTCCCTCGCCTACACCCGCGCACCGAACTTCCCGTCCGGCCTCGACCGCACCGCCAGCTACGAGCTGACCCTCGACAACTGGCAACGCGAGTACGACGGCGCGATGGACGAAGGCCTGTGCCTGACCACGCTGTTCCACCCGAAAATCACCGGCAAACCGGGGCGTATCCTGTTGCTGGAGAAACTCTTCGAACACATGCGCCAGCGCGATGACGTGTGGTTCGCCACCTGCCGTGACGTCGCCCGCTGGTGGCTGAAGGAGCATCACCATGGCTGA
- a CDS encoding ArnT family glycosyltransferase, which produces MITLSPAIRRQSLIAGLLALLLFIAGVYGQAPIGFDSRFVLFAQEMLRHGPTVFPTTYGEPYADYSAVSTLFIWLLSLPFGAVNTLTAWLPSAIAGGVIVTLMYRLLAVHSQRWALISIALLMLTSTFVTEVRAVSQDLMLAAVALSVFYLGYAHDHFGSGRRWPLIFVLLLLGFGIRGPIGLVVPTGMLCSYYLLNRQWTRLFVFGVLASILLAVCVGLLLWLAKLSGGEAFLQDVIRMQFMGRMDGSEGVSGSLYYFTSSMGNYALAYPLAIVALAAAWLSKPHQRGPALRLVQYCAAAGLIVMVGLSIPQAKKARYLLPMLPMAAIIAAYPFQVVHGRVFAWLRGIVQGVWMLTPLLLIVALLVARRKFPELLTGVMPVLIVLGALQLLALSRLWKARWRAEVLALSAVLALWTVYAAVFEPVERALYDTRSFSRAAFAQVQQNPAPLVLHGMGKDAKAIKFMVNVEQDLQPQFTETVQQLEALKGPAWLIMDSKDMQSLLGTPLASLQPVLSGRFDKNDYVLLYLKPL; this is translated from the coding sequence TTGATTACGTTGTCGCCTGCCATCCGCCGGCAGTCCCTGATCGCAGGGCTGCTGGCACTGTTGTTGTTTATCGCCGGGGTTTATGGACAGGCACCCATTGGCTTTGATTCACGCTTTGTACTGTTTGCCCAGGAAATGCTGCGACACGGGCCGACGGTATTTCCGACCACCTACGGCGAGCCTTACGCTGACTATTCGGCCGTCTCGACGCTGTTCATCTGGCTGTTGTCGCTGCCCTTCGGCGCGGTCAATACCCTGACCGCGTGGTTGCCCAGCGCCATCGCCGGCGGTGTGATCGTGACATTGATGTACCGCTTGCTGGCGGTGCATTCGCAACGCTGGGCATTGATCAGTATTGCGCTGTTGATGCTCACCAGCACTTTCGTCACGGAAGTCCGCGCAGTGTCGCAGGACCTGATGCTGGCCGCCGTTGCGTTGTCGGTGTTCTACCTGGGCTACGCACACGACCATTTCGGCTCCGGCCGGCGCTGGCCGCTGATTTTCGTCCTGTTGTTACTGGGTTTCGGCATCCGTGGGCCGATCGGGCTTGTGGTGCCAACCGGCATGCTCTGCAGTTATTACCTGCTCAACCGTCAGTGGACACGGCTGTTTGTGTTCGGTGTGCTGGCGTCGATCCTGCTCGCGGTGTGTGTCGGTCTGTTGTTGTGGCTGGCCAAACTCAGCGGTGGCGAGGCTTTCCTGCAAGACGTGATCCGCATGCAGTTCATGGGGCGCATGGATGGCAGTGAAGGTGTCAGCGGTTCGCTGTATTACTTCACCAGTTCAATGGGCAACTACGCGCTGGCTTATCCGCTGGCCATTGTGGCGCTGGCGGCGGCGTGGTTGAGCAAACCGCATCAGCGCGGGCCGGCGTTGCGCCTGGTGCAGTACTGCGCAGCAGCCGGGTTGATCGTCATGGTCGGTCTGTCGATTCCACAGGCAAAGAAAGCGCGTTACCTGCTGCCGATGCTGCCCATGGCAGCGATCATCGCGGCGTATCCGTTCCAGGTGGTTCACGGACGGGTATTCGCCTGGTTGCGCGGGATCGTTCAGGGCGTGTGGATGCTGACACCACTGTTGCTGATCGTTGCCCTGCTGGTTGCGCGACGCAAGTTCCCGGAGTTGTTGACCGGTGTCATGCCGGTGCTGATCGTGCTCGGCGCACTGCAACTGCTGGCATTGTCCCGACTGTGGAAGGCGCGCTGGCGTGCCGAAGTGTTGGCCCTGAGCGCCGTCCTGGCGTTGTGGACGGTCTATGCAGCCGTGTTCGAGCCGGTGGAGCGCGCACTCTACGACACCCGCTCTTTCAGTCGTGCGGCGTTCGCACAGGTTCAACAGAACCCGGCGCCGCTGGTGTTGCATGGCATGGGCAAAGACGCCAAGGCGATCAAGTTCATGGTCAACGTCGAGCAGGACCTGCAACCGCAGTTCACCGAGACCGTTCAGCAACTGGAGGCACTAAAGGGGCCGGCCTGGCTGATCATGGACAGCAAGGATATGCAGTCACTGCTAGGTACGCCGCTGGCCAGCCTGCAACCGGTACTGAGCGGTCGCTTCGACAAGAACGATTACGTGTTGTTGTACCTGAAACCCTTGTAG
- a CDS encoding ABC transporter substrate-binding protein, with protein MKNFVIPAVLTSLMSCGFAMAAELPASIKEKGEIVVAIMPNYPPMDFKDPATNKLTGLDYDLGNALAERLGIKIKWQETGFEQMINALTTDRVDMVLSGMTDTAERQASVTFVDYFTSGPQFYTLQKNTATNEIIDLCGKKVGTSRRTTFPAEIAAWSKEHCEAASKPAINVIGTEGSADARAQLRQSRIDAAMQGSETLSYLKTQEKDMYKTVGQPISVQFTGLGVSKKKPELSEAVKVALQSMVDDGSYNAILKKWDLELGAIKTVTVNAGK; from the coding sequence ATGAAGAACTTCGTCATTCCAGCAGTACTCACCTCCCTCATGTCTTGCGGTTTCGCCATGGCCGCCGAATTGCCGGCGAGCATCAAGGAGAAAGGCGAGATCGTCGTCGCGATCATGCCCAACTATCCGCCGATGGACTTCAAGGATCCGGCCACCAACAAGCTCACCGGCCTGGACTACGACTTGGGCAACGCCCTGGCCGAGCGCCTCGGGATCAAGATCAAGTGGCAGGAAACCGGCTTCGAGCAAATGATCAACGCCCTGACCACCGACCGCGTGGACATGGTCCTGTCGGGCATGACCGACACCGCCGAGCGCCAGGCCAGCGTGACCTTCGTCGACTACTTCACCAGCGGCCCGCAGTTCTACACCTTGCAGAAGAACACGGCGACCAACGAGATCATCGACCTGTGCGGCAAGAAAGTCGGCACCAGCCGCCGCACCACATTCCCGGCAGAAATCGCCGCGTGGAGCAAGGAACACTGTGAAGCCGCGAGCAAGCCCGCAATCAACGTGATCGGCACCGAAGGCTCGGCCGACGCCCGTGCGCAACTGCGCCAGAGCCGAATTGATGCGGCGATGCAGGGCAGCGAAACCCTGTCGTACCTCAAGACCCAGGAAAAGGACATGTACAAGACGGTCGGCCAGCCGATCTCCGTACAGTTCACCGGGTTGGGTGTGAGCAAGAAGAAGCCTGAGCTGAGTGAGGCGGTGAAGGTGGCGTTGCAGAGCATGGTGGATGACGGCAGCTATAACGCGATTCTGAAGAAGTGGGATCTGGAGTTGGGTGCAATTAAGACGGTGACCGTCAACGCCGGCAAGTAA
- a CDS encoding polysaccharide deacetylase family protein, with the protein MADSSTLWPAGKRCAVVLTVDYNDIHGILTQAPEVAGRDKTLSVWRYGTQRGVERLLGLFTEFGVRSSWFVPGIVAEENPQHIAAILADGHEIACAGYRHQDYDTLDLAAQSAEVAKGCAALEVLTGVRPTGFRIPAGNGAPGFIEALKDHGIHWSSSWRGDDLPFLHPTAPEVVELPLHYELEDEPYFAFNLSPAVPPAQSRIASYSHTLGNLQMDFAGFHRFGLCYVLRLHPEIIATPGRIGVLRELLQGIQQHDDVWITTGADVAQWWMQTASPVAQDHPASVYERHYRDYLV; encoded by the coding sequence ATGGCTGACTCCAGCACTCTCTGGCCCGCCGGCAAACGCTGCGCGGTGGTGCTGACTGTCGATTACAACGACATTCACGGCATCCTCACTCAGGCCCCGGAAGTCGCCGGACGCGACAAGACACTGTCGGTGTGGCGCTACGGCACGCAACGGGGTGTCGAGCGTTTGCTCGGTCTGTTCACGGAATTCGGGGTGCGCAGCAGCTGGTTCGTGCCCGGCATCGTTGCCGAGGAAAACCCGCAGCACATCGCCGCGATTCTGGCTGACGGCCATGAGATCGCCTGCGCCGGTTACCGCCATCAGGATTACGACACGCTGGATCTGGCGGCGCAAAGTGCGGAAGTCGCCAAGGGTTGTGCAGCGCTGGAAGTATTGACTGGCGTGCGCCCGACCGGTTTCCGGATTCCTGCGGGTAACGGCGCGCCGGGATTCATCGAAGCCTTGAAAGATCACGGCATTCACTGGTCTTCGTCATGGCGCGGCGATGATCTGCCGTTCTTGCACCCGACCGCCCCTGAAGTGGTCGAGTTGCCGCTGCATTACGAACTGGAAGACGAACCCTATTTCGCCTTCAACCTGAGCCCGGCCGTGCCGCCGGCGCAATCACGGATCGCCTCCTACAGCCACACCCTCGGCAACCTGCAAATGGACTTCGCCGGATTCCACCGTTTCGGCCTGTGCTACGTGCTGCGCCTGCACCCGGAAATCATCGCCACGCCGGGGCGTATCGGCGTACTGCGTGAGTTGCTGCAAGGCATTCAGCAGCATGACGACGTGTGGATCACCACCGGCGCCGACGTCGCGCAGTGGTGGATGCAAACCGCATCGCCGGTCGCGCAGGATCATCCGGCCTCGGTGTATGAACGCCATTATCGGGACTACCTCGTATGA
- a CDS encoding MmgE/PrpD family protein, with amino-acid sequence MTERMQRLARFCVETRFEDLPPALVEQAKRHILDTFGAALAGADSAVALKARQVFGAEPGNALVWGSSLHVGAGHAALLNGIAAHALELDDTGGCDHSGAVVLPAVMAALSLVDRPVDGREFITAVVIGYEIGRRVLEACGSYSAHNGAGWHSTATCGVFGAAAACARIFALDAAQTVSALGIAGSFSGGLWAFIHDGSQSKKLHSGRAAEGGLLAARFAREGVSGPSVLFEDVWGGFLKTLAPGSAQPDALDAELGQVWKLARCSIKPYAACRGTHSAIDALGLLLEQLQIGADQVEDVQVNLCGFLLDMCGGRDTRSLAAAQMSLPYALAARLVHGHCRLEAYDEQPRNDPRIVQWLTRIRLEVDERLSEDGEPVVIVRTRDGRQASLCVEVPLGAPGNPLSEAALEEKFFSLALRVISPVKAEPLLAQLRQLQTLACVRDLGHLLTE; translated from the coding sequence ATGACGGAACGCATGCAGCGGCTGGCGCGGTTTTGCGTCGAAACGCGGTTTGAAGATCTGCCCCCGGCGTTGGTCGAACAGGCCAAGCGACACATTCTCGACACCTTCGGCGCAGCGCTGGCCGGGGCCGACAGTGCGGTGGCGCTTAAGGCGCGGCAGGTGTTCGGCGCCGAGCCGGGCAACGCGCTGGTCTGGGGTTCGTCCTTGCACGTCGGTGCGGGGCACGCGGCGTTGCTCAACGGCATCGCCGCCCATGCGCTGGAACTGGACGACACCGGCGGGTGCGATCACTCCGGTGCGGTGGTGCTGCCGGCAGTGATGGCGGCGCTGTCATTGGTGGATCGACCGGTGGACGGTCGCGAGTTCATCACCGCCGTGGTGATCGGCTACGAAATCGGCCGGCGGGTGCTGGAAGCCTGCGGCAGTTATTCGGCGCATAACGGCGCCGGCTGGCATTCCACCGCCACCTGCGGCGTGTTCGGCGCGGCGGCGGCCTGTGCGCGGATCTTTGCCCTGGATGCAGCGCAAACCGTGTCGGCACTGGGCATCGCCGGCAGTTTCAGCGGCGGGTTGTGGGCGTTCATTCATGACGGTTCGCAAAGCAAGAAACTGCACAGCGGACGCGCTGCCGAGGGTGGTTTGCTCGCGGCGCGTTTTGCTCGCGAAGGTGTCAGCGGGCCGTCGGTGTTGTTCGAGGATGTCTGGGGTGGTTTTCTCAAGACCCTGGCACCGGGCAGCGCGCAACCGGATGCGCTGGATGCTGAATTGGGCCAGGTGTGGAAACTCGCGCGCTGTTCGATCAAACCCTATGCCGCATGTCGTGGCACCCACTCGGCCATCGATGCACTCGGGTTGTTGCTGGAGCAATTGCAGATCGGCGCAGATCAGGTGGAGGACGTGCAGGTCAACCTGTGCGGTTTTCTGCTCGACATGTGCGGCGGCCGCGACACCCGCAGTCTGGCCGCCGCGCAGATGAGTCTGCCTTACGCCCTCGCCGCGCGACTGGTGCACGGTCATTGCCGATTGGAGGCTTACGACGAACAGCCGCGCAACGATCCGCGCATTGTTCAATGGCTGACGCGCATTCGCCTTGAAGTGGATGAGCGACTGTCGGAGGATGGCGAGCCGGTGGTCATTGTCCGAACCCGCGACGGGCGTCAGGCGAGCCTGTGTGTCGAGGTGCCGCTGGGCGCGCCGGGCAATCCGCTGAGTGAAGCGGCGCTGGAGGAGAAATTTTTCAGTCTGGCGTTGCGGGTCATTTCACCGGTCAAGGCCGAGCCGTTATTGGCGCAGTTGCGACAACTGCAAACGCTGGCTTGCGTGCGCGATCTCGGGCACCTGTTAACCGAATAA
- a CDS encoding amino acid ABC transporter ATP-binding protein, translating into MRSIVKAVSLNKYYDQYHALKDINIEVEQGEVLCIIGPSGSGKSTLLRCVNQLEKIDKGGLWVDGELVGYRVIGHKLHELNESQIARQRLATGMVFQRFNLFPHMTVLQNIIEGPCQVLKRSPKEAHEEALELLARVGLADKRDSYPIELSGGQQQRVAIARALAMRPKLMLFDEPTSALDPELVGEVLSVMRDLAQTGMTMIVVTHELGFAREVSNRMVFMDGGQIVEAGSPEEILISPQNPRTQSFISAVRT; encoded by the coding sequence ATGAGAAGCATCGTCAAGGCCGTGAGCCTGAACAAATATTACGACCAGTACCACGCGCTCAAGGACATCAACATCGAGGTCGAGCAAGGCGAAGTGCTGTGCATCATCGGCCCGTCCGGCTCGGGCAAGAGCACCCTGCTGCGCTGCGTCAATCAGCTGGAAAAGATCGACAAGGGCGGCCTCTGGGTCGACGGCGAACTGGTGGGCTACCGCGTGATCGGGCACAAACTGCACGAACTCAACGAGTCACAGATCGCCCGCCAGCGCCTGGCCACCGGCATGGTGTTCCAGCGTTTCAATCTGTTTCCGCACATGACTGTGCTGCAAAACATCATCGAGGGCCCGTGCCAGGTGCTCAAGCGTTCGCCCAAGGAGGCGCACGAAGAAGCCCTGGAACTGCTGGCCCGGGTCGGTCTGGCTGACAAGCGCGACAGTTACCCGATCGAACTGTCGGGCGGTCAGCAGCAACGGGTAGCCATTGCCCGGGCCCTGGCCATGCGCCCCAAGCTGATGCTGTTCGATGAACCCACTTCGGCACTCGACCCGGAACTGGTCGGTGAGGTGCTGTCGGTGATGCGCGATCTGGCGCAGACCGGCATGACCATGATCGTCGTCACCCATGAACTGGGCTTCGCCCGGGAGGTTTCCAACCGCATGGTGTTCATGGACGGCGGGCAGATCGTGGAGGCTGGAAGCCCCGAAGAAATACTAATAAGTCCGCAAAACCCGCGCACCCAAAGCTTCATTTCTGCCGTTCGAACCTGA
- a CDS encoding amino acid ABC transporter permease: protein MSQTQAERLQAERKLAENQFDITQYQHVPRRYYGRIFFATVIVIAIIGLVRAFAEGKIEWSYIGQFLTSEAIMWGLLNTIIMAVLAMALGIVFGVITAIMRMSANPILRYVALTYTWLFRGTPLILQLLLWFNLALIFPTIGIPGLFELDTVSLMTPFVAALLGLSINQGAYTAEVVRAGLLSVDTGQYEAAKSIGMPRLQALRRIILPQAMRIIIPPVGNEFIGMVKMTSLASVIQYSELLYNAQNIYYANARVMELLIVAGIWYLATVTVLSFGQSRLERRFARGAGKRS, encoded by the coding sequence ATGAGCCAGACTCAGGCAGAACGACTCCAGGCGGAGCGCAAACTGGCGGAAAACCAGTTCGACATTACCCAGTACCAGCACGTGCCACGGCGCTATTACGGGCGGATCTTCTTCGCCACCGTGATCGTCATCGCCATCATCGGCCTGGTGCGGGCCTTCGCCGAAGGCAAGATCGAATGGTCGTACATCGGCCAGTTCCTGACTTCCGAAGCGATCATGTGGGGCCTGCTCAACACGATCATCATGGCCGTTCTGGCCATGGCGCTGGGCATCGTGTTCGGGGTGATCACCGCGATCATGCGCATGTCGGCCAACCCGATCCTGCGCTACGTGGCGCTGACCTACACCTGGCTGTTTCGCGGTACGCCGCTGATTCTGCAACTGCTGTTGTGGTTCAACCTGGCGCTGATCTTCCCCACCATCGGCATTCCCGGCCTGTTCGAACTCGACACCGTCAGCCTGATGACGCCGTTCGTGGCCGCCCTGCTCGGCTTGAGCATCAACCAGGGCGCCTACACCGCTGAAGTGGTGCGCGCCGGCCTGCTGTCGGTGGACACCGGCCAGTACGAAGCCGCCAAGTCGATCGGCATGCCGCGCCTGCAAGCGCTGCGCCGGATCATCCTGCCCCAGGCCATGCGCATCATCATCCCGCCGGTAGGCAACGAATTCATCGGCATGGTGAAAATGACCTCGCTGGCGAGCGTGATCCAGTACTCGGAACTGCTCTACAACGCCCAGAACATCTACTACGCCAACGCCCGGGTCATGGAGCTGCTGATCGTCGCCGGTATCTGGTACCTGGCCACCGTCACCGTCCTGTCCTTTGGTCAAAGCCGTCTGGAGCGTCGTTTCGCTCGCGGCGCCGGCAAGCGTTCTTGA
- a CDS encoding LysR family transcriptional regulator produces the protein METPLSNSGNPPLKTAHRAPLALSGLDFKLLKVFKAVVEAGGFSAAQNELNVGLAAISKQISDLEIRIGMRLCTRGREGFHLTEEGRLVYQASIDLFASVDNFRDRLSSAQNELVGDLGVGVIDNTITDESSPLVAALKRINEESPKVRFQLQSTQLDEVERGVVEGRLVAGIVPVYQKREEFDYYPLYEERSEVYCAVGHPLFDMPESQMNSTVLQDYECINHRYAIHRDKLNFARYDSFSASATQVEAVALLIKTGRFVGFLPRHYAATLVAAGQFRAVLPERINIATPFNLILRHNTVRSPLVKAFARALGVDLKASV, from the coding sequence ATGGAAACCCCACTTTCCAATTCCGGAAACCCGCCGCTGAAAACGGCTCACCGAGCACCGCTGGCCCTCAGCGGACTGGATTTCAAACTGCTCAAGGTGTTCAAGGCCGTGGTCGAGGCAGGTGGCTTCAGCGCCGCGCAGAACGAGCTGAACGTGGGCCTTGCGGCCATCAGCAAGCAGATCTCCGACCTGGAAATCCGTATCGGCATGCGCCTGTGTACCCGAGGTCGCGAGGGGTTTCACCTGACCGAAGAGGGGCGTCTGGTTTATCAGGCGTCGATTGATCTGTTTGCGTCGGTTGACAACTTTCGCGACCGGCTTAGTTCGGCGCAGAATGAACTTGTTGGTGACCTTGGTGTGGGGGTTATTGATAATACGATCACGGATGAAAGTTCACCGTTAGTTGCGGCGCTTAAAAGAATCAATGAGGAATCGCCGAAGGTAAGGTTTCAACTTCAATCCACGCAACTGGATGAGGTTGAAAGAGGCGTCGTAGAGGGGCGTCTGGTGGCCGGGATAGTACCTGTATATCAAAAGCGCGAAGAGTTCGATTACTACCCGTTATATGAAGAACGCTCGGAGGTTTACTGCGCTGTCGGCCATCCATTGTTCGACATGCCGGAGTCGCAGATGAACAGCACTGTGCTGCAGGATTACGAGTGCATCAACCACCGCTACGCGATCCATCGTGACAAGCTGAACTTTGCCCGCTACGACAGTTTTTCCGCTTCGGCGACCCAGGTCGAAGCCGTGGCGCTGCTGATCAAGACCGGGCGTTTCGTTGGCTTCCTGCCCCGGCATTACGCGGCCACGCTGGTGGCGGCAGGGCAGTTTCGTGCGGTGCTGCCGGAGCGCATCAACATTGCCACGCCGTTCAATCTGATCCTGCGTCACAACACCGTGCGCAGTCCGTTGGTGAAGGCGTTTGCCCGGGCGTTGGGTGTTGATCTGAAAGCGTCGGTGTGA
- the argH gene encoding argininosuccinate lyase, protein MSQTTDRLWGARFKSGPSAALAALSRCPERYFRLTPYDLAGSKAHAGELQRAGLLDEQETRTMIEALDGIGADFAAGRIAPTLDDEDVHTFIERLLTERLGALGGKLRAGRSRNDQTANDLRLFLRDHVRTLAVEVLALQTALVDQAEQHVESICPGFTHLQQAQPIVFAHHLLAHAQSMLRDVQRLVDWDARTSLSPLGAAAMAGSAIARQPQQSAKEMGYAGVCENSIDAVASRDHVAEFLFIASMLGINISRLAEEFCLWSSRQFRWVDLDDAYATGSSIMPQKKNPDIAELARGKAGRLIGNLTGLLSTLKSLPLSYNRDLSEDKNGVLDSVDTLLLVLPAMAGMVATMTVNVEELRRQAPLGFTLATEVADWLAVRGVPFKEAHEITGALVQACEKHDLELWEASPALLAEIDPRLTADVRDSLTLEAAIAARSGWGGTAPQQVREQIGRLKTALAAQQQWTENYQGFRL, encoded by the coding sequence ATGTCTCAAACCACCGACCGTCTCTGGGGTGCCCGTTTCAAAAGCGGCCCGTCCGCAGCCCTGGCGGCCCTGTCCCGTTGCCCCGAGCGCTATTTCCGCCTGACGCCGTACGATCTGGCCGGCTCCAAGGCCCACGCCGGGGAACTGCAACGTGCCGGCCTGCTGGACGAGCAGGAAACCCGCACGATGATCGAAGCCCTGGACGGCATCGGTGCCGATTTCGCTGCCGGGCGCATCGCCCCGACGCTGGACGACGAAGACGTTCACACCTTCATCGAGCGCCTGTTGACCGAGCGCCTCGGCGCACTGGGCGGCAAACTGCGCGCCGGCCGCTCACGCAACGACCAGACCGCCAATGATCTGCGCCTGTTCCTGCGTGACCACGTCCGCACCCTGGCCGTGGAAGTGCTGGCCCTGCAAACGGCGCTGGTGGATCAGGCCGAGCAACACGTCGAGAGCATCTGCCCGGGCTTCACTCACTTGCAGCAGGCGCAACCGATCGTGTTTGCCCATCACCTGTTGGCCCACGCGCAATCGATGCTGCGTGACGTGCAACGTCTGGTGGATTGGGACGCACGCACTTCGCTGTCGCCCCTCGGTGCCGCAGCCATGGCCGGTTCCGCCATTGCTCGCCAGCCGCAGCAATCGGCCAAGGAAATGGGTTACGCCGGGGTCTGTGAAAACTCTATCGACGCCGTGGCCAGCCGCGATCACGTCGCCGAATTCCTGTTCATCGCCAGCATGCTCGGGATCAACATCTCGCGTCTGGCCGAAGAGTTTTGCCTGTGGTCGTCGCGTCAGTTCCGCTGGGTCGATCTGGACGACGCCTACGCCACCGGCAGTTCGATCATGCCGCAGAAGAAAAACCCGGACATCGCCGAACTGGCCCGGGGCAAGGCTGGACGCCTGATCGGCAACCTGACCGGTCTGCTGTCGACGCTCAAATCCCTGCCGCTGTCGTACAACCGCGACCTGAGCGAAGACAAGAACGGCGTGCTCGACAGCGTCGACACCCTGTTGCTGGTGCTGCCAGCGATGGCCGGGATGGTCGCGACCATGACCGTCAACGTCGAGGAACTGCGGCGTCAGGCACCGCTGGGTTTCACCCTCGCCACCGAAGTCGCCGACTGGCTGGCGGTGCGCGGCGTGCCGTTCAAGGAAGCCCACGAAATCACCGGCGCACTGGTGCAGGCCTGCGAAAAACACGACCTCGAATTGTGGGAAGCCTCGCCGGCGCTGCTGGCCGAGATCGACCCGCGCCTGACGGCAGATGTGCGTGACAGCCTGACCCTAGAAGCCGCCATCGCTGCCCGCAGCGGCTGGGGCGGCACCGCGCCGCAACAAGTGCGCGAGCAGATCGGCCGCCTGAAAACCGCCCTCGCCGCGCAGCAACAGTGGACCGAAAACTACCAGGGCTTCCGCCTCTAA
- a CDS encoding GNAT family N-acetyltransferase, translated as MTLLIRPARPADAAALPAIERSAAELFRLDPALAWLADSDVPDETQHLQAIEQGRVWVAEHTVGQLAGFLRAVETDSQLHIEELSVGQHFQGQGIGRKLLSGVIEHARRQQLEAVTLTTFRDLPWNAPFYQRMGFVPLNEVDAGPRLIEVLNDEISHGLPSARRCAMRFTLD; from the coding sequence ATGACACTCCTCATTCGCCCCGCCCGACCCGCAGACGCGGCCGCCCTCCCCGCCATCGAACGCTCGGCCGCTGAACTGTTTCGCCTCGACCCTGCGCTGGCCTGGCTGGCCGACAGCGATGTACCTGACGAGACGCAACATTTGCAGGCCATCGAACAGGGACGTGTATGGGTTGCAGAGCATACTGTCGGACAACTTGCCGGTTTTTTAAGGGCGGTTGAAACCGACAGCCAGTTGCATATCGAGGAACTGTCCGTCGGCCAACACTTTCAGGGCCAGGGCATCGGCCGCAAGTTACTGTCGGGCGTGATTGAACACGCACGACGGCAGCAACTTGAAGCCGTCACGCTGACCACTTTTCGCGACCTGCCGTGGAATGCGCCGTTCTATCAACGCATGGGTTTTGTGCCATTGAACGAAGTGGACGCCGGACCCCGTTTGATCGAGGTACTCAACGACGAAATCTCCCACGGCCTGCCCAGCGCACGACGCTGTGCAATGCGTTTTACGCTGGATTGA